A portion of the Simkania negevensis Z genome contains these proteins:
- the hemC gene encoding hydroxymethylbilane synthase, whose product MIITVGLRDSKLSRKQLDELIHLFSSEYEFQPTYLQTIGDRQLDVSLRNMDKTDFFTRDIDAIQLAGKVRISLHSAKDLPEPLPKGLMMVALTKGQDPSDSLVFREGENLETLPSGALVGSSSPRRDKIVQTLRPDLLCVEVRGTIEKRLEKLFQGEIDALVVAEAALIRLELTYVNRISLPGPVAPLQGQLAVLAREGDHEMAKLFASLDSRRHNPGKKMAETTLYLGLDPSNFKTENTLIHCPIIQIFPRDFNLPQIQYVFDDIPKYTHFIFTSKVGVNVFFDCLAHYQYGIDILEGKEIIAIGESTAKAARARGAHVTQVAKEETQEGIIRMLAVQNLDHAFVFLPCSALSRPDLAHFLMIKRIRHQLCKLYDTRAVELKNRPALEEIDEIVFTSPSTVDAFKKIFGEIPKNKKLIPIGPITQSKLNSVFTF is encoded by the coding sequence ATGATTATTACGGTAGGATTAAGAGACTCTAAACTCTCGCGCAAGCAATTAGACGAACTGATCCACCTTTTTTCTTCTGAGTACGAATTTCAGCCAACCTACCTTCAAACAATTGGCGATCGCCAGTTAGATGTTTCTCTTCGAAACATGGATAAAACCGACTTTTTTACCCGTGACATTGATGCCATACAACTCGCAGGGAAGGTCCGTATCAGCCTTCATTCTGCAAAAGATTTACCAGAACCTTTACCCAAAGGGCTCATGATGGTGGCATTGACAAAAGGGCAAGATCCTTCAGACTCTCTTGTCTTTCGTGAGGGGGAAAATCTAGAGACCTTGCCAAGTGGTGCCCTTGTTGGCTCTTCTTCGCCCAGGCGAGATAAAATCGTCCAAACATTACGTCCTGATTTGCTCTGCGTAGAGGTGCGTGGAACGATTGAAAAAAGGCTAGAAAAACTTTTCCAAGGTGAGATCGATGCGCTTGTTGTAGCTGAAGCTGCGCTCATTCGCCTTGAACTGACTTATGTAAACCGGATCTCTCTTCCAGGGCCCGTAGCGCCTCTTCAGGGGCAGCTTGCTGTTCTTGCTAGGGAAGGAGACCATGAAATGGCGAAGCTCTTTGCTTCTCTAGATAGTAGACGACACAACCCCGGAAAAAAAATGGCTGAGACAACGCTCTATTTGGGACTTGATCCTTCAAACTTTAAAACAGAAAACACTCTCATTCACTGTCCCATTATTCAAATTTTCCCACGTGATTTCAATCTTCCTCAGATTCAGTATGTTTTTGATGACATTCCCAAATACACCCACTTCATTTTTACAAGTAAAGTGGGAGTCAACGTTTTTTTCGACTGCTTAGCGCACTACCAATATGGAATCGATATTCTCGAAGGCAAAGAAATCATTGCTATTGGGGAATCAACAGCAAAAGCTGCTCGTGCGCGAGGAGCTCATGTGACACAAGTTGCAAAAGAAGAAACTCAGGAAGGGATCATTAGGATGCTTGCTGTCCAAAATCTCGATCATGCCTTTGTTTTTCTTCCTTGCTCAGCCCTTTCTCGGCCTGATTTGGCACATTTTTTGATGATCAAACGGATACGGCACCAACTTTGCAAACTCTATGATACTCGGGCTGTTGAATTAAAGAACCGTCCTGCACTAGAAGAGATCGATGAAATCGTTTTCACAAGTCCTTCGACGGTCGATGCTTTCAAAAAAATTTTTGGAGAAATCCCGAAGAATAAAAAATTAATCCCCATTGGCCCAATTACGCAAAGCAAATTAAATTCTGTATTTACTTTTTAA
- the dut gene encoding dUTP diphosphatase — protein sequence MKKQIIPTVVEEEASLPVYGSEDAAGADVRAHIKEDIIIHPGERRLIPTGLRFAIPKGYEIQVRPRSGLALKHGITVLNSPGTIDSDYRGELGVILIHHGDEPFTVTPQMRIAQIVLAPVYQATFALKDELVATKRGEGGFGHTGTH from the coding sequence ATGAAAAAGCAAATCATCCCGACAGTTGTCGAAGAGGAAGCTTCGCTTCCTGTTTATGGATCTGAAGATGCTGCAGGAGCCGATGTTCGGGCTCACATCAAGGAAGACATTATTATTCATCCTGGAGAAAGAAGGTTGATTCCAACGGGACTTCGTTTTGCAATTCCGAAGGGATATGAAATCCAGGTGAGACCACGGAGTGGTTTGGCCTTAAAGCACGGAATCACAGTTCTCAATTCGCCAGGAACCATCGATTCAGATTATCGTGGTGAATTGGGAGTGATTTTGATTCATCATGGAGACGAGCCATTTACAGTGACCCCTCAAATGCGCATTGCGCAAATTGTGCTTGCCCCAGTTTATCAAGCAACCTTTGCCCTTAAAGACGAACTTGTGGCAACAAAAAGAGGAGAAGGCGGTTTTGGCCATACGGGAACGCATTAG
- a CDS encoding MFS transporter: protein MNSKNQLVEHPRPYYAWMVFILSVIFSAYTLTLQFSPRLESILGQDKTQITALIYAMSAFYFSLAFFQIPIGILIDRFGSRFLPSLGIIFCSIGAILMSNSETHWGIAMARGIMGFGAAFAFLNGLRIINNWFKSKQFSYLLGIFIALSAFLTVLFKMGFNYLEEVLLWRKAMMTVGLSGLIFACVYFFIVQDSPGGKFSIYSQIKDRKEFWKNIRQVFNASHVWVMGLTIGLMIGPLFAFETIWAIPFLKTVYKTPLSTAIMYNLFFVLSYGIGAIFFGRISTFIGKRKLFVVLGTAITLIMLIIIIYPPYFGVLITSICFIILGFAASNISIGYTIVHEHNVPQVTATPIAVVNTFCVLFAAISQSLITVFLELGKQIHNTPEYTTQQFQTSLIRLPIYLLFALILSFFIKETYCNQRQSYEN from the coding sequence ATGAACTCAAAAAATCAATTAGTCGAGCATCCTCGCCCTTATTATGCTTGGATGGTTTTTATCTTAAGCGTTATCTTTAGTGCTTACACCTTGACCCTACAATTTTCTCCACGTCTAGAAAGCATTCTAGGTCAAGATAAAACCCAAATTACCGCCTTAATTTATGCAATGAGTGCTTTTTATTTTTCCTTAGCTTTCTTCCAAATCCCAATCGGAATTCTAATTGACCGGTTTGGTTCTCGGTTTCTACCCTCTTTGGGAATTATTTTTTGCTCAATTGGTGCTATTTTGATGTCTAACTCAGAAACGCATTGGGGAATTGCGATGGCTCGTGGCATCATGGGCTTTGGAGCTGCATTTGCGTTTTTAAATGGGCTCCGAATTATCAATAACTGGTTTAAGTCCAAACAATTTTCTTATCTTCTTGGTATTTTCATCGCATTAAGCGCTTTTTTAACTGTGCTATTTAAAATGGGTTTTAACTATCTTGAAGAAGTCCTTCTATGGCGTAAGGCTATGATGACCGTTGGATTAAGCGGCTTAATCTTCGCTTGCGTCTACTTTTTTATTGTTCAAGATTCACCGGGTGGGAAATTCTCGATATACTCTCAGATTAAAGATCGAAAAGAATTTTGGAAGAATATACGCCAAGTATTTAACGCCTCTCATGTCTGGGTCATGGGGCTTACAATCGGCCTTATGATCGGCCCCCTTTTTGCTTTTGAAACGATTTGGGCCATCCCTTTCCTTAAAACTGTCTATAAAACCCCGCTTTCGACTGCTATTATGTACAATTTATTTTTTGTGCTTAGCTATGGTATAGGAGCTATTTTCTTTGGCCGTATCTCAACATTCATAGGAAAACGGAAGCTCTTTGTTGTCTTGGGTACTGCCATTACATTGATCATGTTAATTATCATCATTTATCCTCCTTACTTTGGGGTTTTGATCACTTCGATCTGCTTTATCATCTTGGGCTTTGCAGCCTCAAATATTAGTATCGGTTATACAATTGTTCATGAACACAATGTTCCTCAAGTCACAGCGACCCCGATTGCCGTGGTCAATACCTTTTGTGTTCTTTTTGCAGCAATCAGCCAATCCCTTATCACTGTCTTTCTTGAGCTTGGGAAACAAATTCACAATACTCCTGAATATACTACTCAGCAATTTCAAACCTCATTGATTCGCCTTCCTATCTATCTTCTCTTTGCCTTGATCTTGTCCTTCTTTATTAAAGAGACTTATTGTAATCAGCGGCAATCTTATGAAAATTAA
- a CDS encoding PTS sugar transporter subunit IIA: MAIRERISHLFKKGENVTLSELLEDGVICFLDSAHRDEALKSLVDALVKAGKILEAEAFFDAILKREKIVSTGIGMGVAIPHAKLEGFDHFFVAVGVQKSKDGIDWDALDGAPVKLIFMIGGPTNQQTAYLQILSRLTSAIKDEGRRRNLLMAENPTQIINLFTDC, translated from the coding sequence TTGGCCATACGGGAACGCATTAGCCATCTTTTCAAGAAAGGAGAAAATGTGACTCTCTCTGAACTTTTAGAGGATGGGGTGATCTGTTTTTTAGACTCAGCTCACCGAGATGAAGCGCTCAAGTCTCTGGTAGATGCCCTAGTTAAAGCTGGGAAAATTCTAGAAGCTGAGGCGTTTTTCGATGCCATTTTGAAGCGAGAAAAAATCGTTTCAACAGGAATTGGCATGGGTGTTGCAATTCCTCACGCAAAGCTTGAAGGCTTTGACCACTTTTTTGTGGCGGTAGGAGTGCAAAAATCAAAAGATGGAATTGATTGGGATGCTCTCGATGGAGCTCCCGTTAAACTGATTTTCATGATTGGAGGGCCGACAAATCAACAAACGGCATATTTACAAATTCTTTCCCGTCTAACGTCTGCGATCAAAGACGAAGGACGTCGCAGAAATTTGCTGATGGCCGAAAACCCGACACAAATCATCAATTTATTTACAGATTGCTAA
- the rnc gene encoding ribonuclease III produces MQTIEELKSALSQIEAKVGYQFKDESLLERAFIHRSFINENRGVVKGHNERLEFLGDAVLSVLVSDFLYSELPDHPEGELSYLRSRLVEATTCAMYIEKLDVQSFILMGKGESMNQGKGRSTILADLFEALIGAIYLDGAMEEAHRFFFSHFHSFITEIIESPTRNWKAELQDYCQKNYQKPPTYEVINEEGPDHEKTFYVVVKLDNQILGKGAGTSKKEAEQMCAQQAIEAMRLE; encoded by the coding sequence ATGCAAACAATAGAAGAGCTTAAAAGCGCCCTTTCTCAAATCGAAGCTAAAGTCGGTTATCAGTTCAAAGACGAGTCTCTTTTGGAGCGTGCCTTTATTCACCGCTCCTTTATTAATGAAAATCGAGGGGTTGTCAAAGGCCACAATGAGCGACTCGAGTTTTTGGGCGATGCCGTTTTGAGTGTTCTTGTTAGCGACTTTCTCTATAGTGAGCTGCCCGATCATCCTGAAGGTGAGTTGTCCTATTTGCGTTCACGCCTTGTCGAGGCGACCACCTGTGCGATGTATATTGAAAAGCTGGATGTTCAATCTTTTATTTTGATGGGAAAAGGGGAGTCGATGAATCAGGGAAAAGGACGCTCGACGATCTTAGCCGATTTGTTTGAAGCCTTGATTGGGGCGATTTATCTCGATGGTGCGATGGAAGAAGCTCACCGGTTCTTTTTCTCTCATTTTCACTCTTTCATCACTGAAATTATTGAGAGCCCGACCCGTAACTGGAAAGCAGAGCTGCAAGACTATTGTCAAAAAAATTATCAAAAGCCCCCTACGTATGAGGTCATCAATGAAGAAGGACCTGATCATGAAAAGACTTTTTATGTTGTGGTGAAGCTCGACAATCAGATTTTAGGAAAAGGGGCTGGTACTTCAAAAAAAGAGGCAGAGCAAATGTGTGCACAGCAAGCGATTGAAGCAATGAGGTTAGAGTGA
- the accD gene encoding acetyl-CoA carboxylase, carboxyltransferase subunit beta, with the protein MKFLGLFTRHQPKIKVASTKKDGFSGWVKCTKCEEMIHANQLQDNHNCCPKCDHHYRLSAVQRVELLADDDTFQELFSEIEPTNPLKFVDTEDYDDRLKRARKKTGRNEGILVGTCTIEKMPVALGALDFSFMGGSMGSVVGERITLLIEHAIKHKLPVILVSSSGGARMQESIFSLMQMAKTSAALAKLSEARLPYISVLANPTTGGVTASFASLGDLIIAEPDALIGFAGPRVVEQTIGQKLPDSAQKSEFLLEKGMIDCIVRRVELKEKLAFFLNFLMDNKIPLVSKKEMNLGVGTEREKLDDLIALSRKEREKNAIKVTSE; encoded by the coding sequence ATGAAATTTTTAGGATTGTTTACCCGTCATCAACCCAAAATTAAAGTTGCATCTACTAAAAAAGATGGATTCAGTGGTTGGGTGAAGTGTACGAAGTGTGAGGAGATGATTCATGCGAATCAGCTCCAAGACAATCACAACTGCTGTCCAAAATGTGACCATCACTATCGGCTTTCAGCGGTTCAACGTGTTGAACTTCTGGCAGATGATGATACATTTCAAGAACTATTTTCTGAAATAGAGCCTACTAACCCCTTAAAATTCGTCGATACTGAAGACTACGATGACCGCCTAAAACGAGCGCGGAAGAAAACGGGACGCAACGAAGGAATTTTGGTTGGAACTTGCACCATCGAAAAAATGCCCGTAGCTCTTGGCGCTTTAGACTTTAGTTTCATGGGTGGTTCCATGGGATCAGTTGTCGGAGAGCGGATTACCTTACTCATAGAGCATGCGATCAAACATAAACTCCCTGTTATCCTGGTTTCTTCTTCTGGAGGAGCTCGGATGCAGGAGTCGATTTTCTCTCTCATGCAGATGGCAAAAACTTCTGCGGCACTTGCAAAACTCAGTGAAGCACGTCTTCCCTATATTTCCGTTCTGGCCAATCCAACAACAGGTGGGGTAACTGCTTCATTTGCATCTCTTGGCGACTTAATCATTGCCGAGCCCGATGCTTTGATTGGTTTTGCTGGGCCACGGGTTGTTGAGCAAACCATTGGGCAAAAGCTCCCTGATTCAGCTCAGAAGTCAGAATTTTTACTTGAGAAAGGGATGATCGACTGCATAGTAAGACGGGTGGAACTCAAGGAAAAGCTCGCTTTTTTCCTCAACTTTCTAATGGATAACAAGATTCCTCTTGTCAGTAAGAAAGAGATGAATTTAGGTGTGGGAACTGAGCGAGAAAAATTAGACGATTTAATTGCACTTTCGAGAAAAGAACGAGAGAAAAACGCCATTAAAGTCACCTCAGAGTGA
- a CDS encoding aminotransferase class I/II-fold pyridoxal phosphate-dependent enzyme, which produces MKKYEYFHKALEKHREQKEYSQLRCVVPLDENHIVSSKQKMLNFASNDFLGLSQHPYVKKNTIKYVLEWGAGSSGSRLVTEHLEYHRNVEEKLADLLGKDSSLLFSSPFQAKQTLFGSIGGSRAIFFIDRFCENSLMQAASGSQSKLLRYEHQNLKQLRTLLEKHRDTSCTTKVIISESLFGLNGENGDLKGLIELAREHDALLCIDDSHAIGMMGKHGMGLASHRNGIDIVIGAFGKACGSFGAYIGLSRLMRDYMLAFSPQLVETTTLPPAVLGAISAALDLIPDMQVERQRVLEQSRQLMEKLSNLGWVVGESQSHLIPLLFSSESEVLKMAQVLSQKGILVTTLRPPAVPRGAARLRLTMNALHTDEHLTTLLDTLKSLKKEPSLSIV; this is translated from the coding sequence ATGAAAAAGTACGAGTATTTCCATAAAGCTCTTGAAAAACATCGGGAACAAAAAGAGTATAGCCAGCTCCGATGTGTGGTTCCTCTTGATGAAAACCACATTGTTTCCTCTAAGCAAAAAATGCTCAATTTCGCATCAAACGATTTTCTAGGACTTTCACAACACCCTTATGTTAAGAAAAATACAATTAAATACGTTCTTGAGTGGGGAGCTGGATCTTCAGGCTCGCGCCTTGTCACTGAACATCTAGAATACCATAGAAACGTCGAAGAAAAACTCGCTGACTTACTTGGAAAAGACTCTTCTCTTCTTTTTTCTTCACCTTTTCAAGCAAAACAAACGTTATTCGGATCGATTGGAGGTTCGCGTGCTATTTTCTTTATCGACCGGTTTTGTGAAAATAGTTTGATGCAAGCGGCATCTGGTAGCCAATCGAAACTCTTACGCTACGAGCACCAAAACCTTAAGCAGCTGCGCACATTACTCGAGAAACATCGAGACACGTCTTGTACAACAAAAGTGATCATTTCAGAATCCCTCTTCGGTCTCAATGGAGAAAATGGCGATTTAAAAGGTTTGATCGAACTTGCACGCGAACATGATGCCCTCCTTTGTATTGATGACTCTCATGCTATTGGGATGATGGGAAAACACGGCATGGGACTTGCTTCGCACCGAAATGGAATCGACATAGTGATTGGAGCTTTTGGCAAAGCGTGTGGCTCTTTTGGAGCCTATATCGGACTCAGCCGCCTCATGCGCGATTACATGTTAGCCTTCAGTCCCCAACTCGTCGAAACAACAACCTTGCCTCCAGCGGTTCTTGGCGCCATTAGTGCTGCCCTCGACTTGATTCCCGATATGCAGGTCGAAAGGCAGCGTGTCTTAGAACAAAGCCGCCAACTGATGGAAAAACTTTCAAACCTTGGTTGGGTGGTAGGAGAAAGTCAGTCCCATCTTATTCCTTTGCTCTTTTCTTCTGAAAGTGAAGTGCTAAAAATGGCGCAAGTTCTCAGTCAAAAAGGAATTCTCGTTACAACGCTTCGCCCTCCAGCGGTTCCAAGAGGTGCAGCCCGTCTACGCCTGACGATGAATGCCCTGCATACTGATGAACATCTCACAACTCTTCTCGACACTCTTAAAAGTTTGAAAAAAGAGCCTTCCCTTTCAATTGTTTAA
- a CDS encoding ATP-binding protein, with amino-acid sequence MFRKIETELKDWHRKKCRLPLILRGARQVGKSYVVQKIGNELFENTLIIDFELQPSFCQCFESLDPQKIVNRLELMTGASINEGKTLLFLDEIQQCPRAIMALRYFKEKMPALHVIAAGSLLEFVMHETDFSFPVGRVQFLYMGPLSFSEFLLNAGEKKVLDFLDNVTVEEGIPSEIHNKLLELFRLYIVIGGMPATVHTYLETHSLSESHKIQLSLLQTYQNDFGKYASKTEYKYLQLLFEKAPSLVATHFKYVNVSNEIRSRELKVALEQLSYAGLINRVFATSASGVPLFAQIKETRFKILFLDIGLLHTSHKMNISELWEKDILQIHSGRLAEQVVGQQLLTLGDFYESPQLFFWKRESKSSSAEVDYLFTSGSAIIPIEVKAGKTERLRSLQTFMKEKQSPLGVKISMSPLLLDHSILSLPLYMIDQLPRFVSNLAF; translated from the coding sequence ATGTTTAGAAAAATTGAAACAGAGCTTAAAGACTGGCATCGTAAAAAATGCCGTTTACCCTTAATCCTTCGTGGAGCTAGACAGGTTGGCAAAAGTTATGTGGTCCAAAAAATTGGAAACGAGTTATTTGAAAACACTCTTATCATTGATTTCGAGCTTCAACCTAGTTTTTGTCAGTGTTTTGAATCTTTAGATCCCCAAAAAATTGTTAATCGTTTAGAGCTGATGACAGGAGCCTCAATCAATGAGGGCAAAACTCTTCTTTTCCTAGACGAAATTCAACAATGCCCACGCGCAATTATGGCCCTTAGATATTTCAAGGAGAAAATGCCAGCCCTTCATGTCATCGCTGCAGGATCTCTTTTAGAATTTGTTATGCACGAAACTGATTTTTCTTTTCCTGTTGGAAGAGTGCAGTTTTTATACATGGGTCCACTATCTTTTTCTGAATTCTTATTGAATGCAGGAGAGAAAAAGGTACTAGACTTTTTAGACAATGTAACAGTTGAAGAGGGAATTCCATCAGAAATCCACAATAAACTTTTAGAATTATTTCGTTTGTATATTGTGATTGGAGGAATGCCTGCAACTGTCCATACTTATTTAGAAACCCACTCTCTTTCTGAATCCCATAAAATCCAGTTATCCCTTTTACAAACTTATCAAAATGATTTTGGGAAATATGCTTCAAAAACAGAGTATAAATATCTTCAATTGCTTTTCGAAAAAGCTCCAAGTCTTGTTGCAACCCATTTTAAATATGTCAATGTTTCAAATGAAATCAGGTCGCGAGAACTTAAAGTTGCGTTAGAACAGCTTTCTTATGCAGGGTTAATCAATAGGGTCTTTGCAACATCGGCTTCTGGCGTCCCCCTATTTGCTCAAATAAAGGAAACTCGCTTTAAGATTCTTTTTTTAGATATTGGATTATTGCACACCTCCCACAAAATGAATATCAGCGAACTTTGGGAAAAAGATATTCTTCAAATTCATTCAGGAAGACTTGCAGAGCAGGTTGTGGGACAACAACTTCTCACTTTAGGGGATTTTTATGAAAGTCCTCAGCTCTTTTTTTGGAAGAGAGAAAGCAAAAGTAGCTCTGCTGAGGTCGACTATCTTTTCACCTCAGGATCAGCTATCATTCCTATTGAAGTCAAAGCTGGTAAAACGGAACGCCTTCGGTCTTTACAAACCTTCATGAAGGAAAAACAATCTCCTCTCGGTGTTAAAATCTCTATGTCACCTCTCTTGCTAGACCATTCAATTCTTTCCCTTCCTCTTTACATGATAGACCAACTACCAAGATTTGTATCCAACCTAGCTTTTTGA
- a CDS encoding TspO/MBR family protein, with protein sequence MYTKKQKVEIYAVFLLIILVIELFMAIVLQKGFSAYYNSFHHLDWVLPRYLSIPIWSIMYILYAIAGASIWIKRKSFIRKYALASWVIVIFLNILWPITFFYIPLRILTPIILSVLFISLLALLFYSFLASRLAGYLLIPITFMILYLLLLHWTLFIINIQVI encoded by the coding sequence ATGTACACAAAGAAACAAAAAGTTGAAATATATGCTGTTTTCCTTTTGATCATCTTGGTGATTGAGCTATTTATGGCGATCGTTCTTCAAAAGGGATTTTCTGCATACTACAACTCTTTTCATCATCTTGACTGGGTGCTCCCACGCTACCTATCGATCCCTATTTGGAGTATCATGTATATACTTTACGCGATCGCTGGGGCAAGCATTTGGATAAAACGAAAGTCGTTTATTCGGAAATACGCACTTGCCTCATGGGTAATTGTGATCTTTCTCAACATTTTGTGGCCTATTACCTTCTTTTACATCCCCCTTCGCATATTGACGCCGATCATCTTATCAGTCCTCTTCATCTCGCTGCTAGCCCTTTTGTTTTATAGTTTTTTAGCCAGCCGTTTGGCAGGCTATCTCCTGATTCCCATCACATTCATGATTCTCTATTTATTATTGTTACATTGGACACTTTTCATCATTAATATCCAAGTCATTTAA
- the radA gene encoding DNA repair protein RadA yields MSKVKTVWVCQECGNKQLKWSGSCSVCHEWNTLTEETALPEKKGRFETKLLRTAKPVLVQDVDTENFKRYKSNYQEFDRLSGGGVVQGSLNLLGGEPGIGKSTLLLQLAKNFANQGLVVLYVCGEESAEQTSLRAKRLGIQSDKLYLLSETVFSAIRMHVEKLQPDILIVDSIQIVYKDEVPSAPGSVTQVRDVAMECMHLSKGLGITTFLVGHVTKSGELAGPRVLEHIVDTVFEFEGDRQHGYRLLRGIKNRFGPTDDVAIFQMVEEGLQEVVNPSLTFMEERVKDAPGSIMIPTMEGTRALLVEVQALVAPSSFASPSRRSTGIDSKRLSLLLAVLEKRMAYRLHALDVFVSVAGGMRISEPAVDLGVVLAIASSYCNRAVPSDAVVVGEVGLAGEVRSVPRIEARIKEAIHMGFKRCYLSEKNLKGINKNLKEKIQLHGISLVEDAIERLITKP; encoded by the coding sequence GTGAGCAAAGTTAAAACAGTTTGGGTTTGTCAAGAATGTGGCAACAAGCAGCTTAAATGGTCGGGAAGTTGTAGTGTCTGTCATGAATGGAACACCCTTACTGAGGAAACTGCCTTGCCTGAAAAAAAAGGGCGGTTCGAAACAAAACTTTTGCGCACGGCTAAACCGGTTCTTGTTCAAGATGTTGATACTGAAAACTTCAAGCGATACAAATCGAATTACCAAGAATTTGATCGGCTGTCAGGTGGAGGTGTCGTTCAAGGTTCTTTAAACTTACTAGGAGGAGAGCCCGGTATCGGAAAATCGACGCTGCTTCTCCAACTTGCAAAGAATTTTGCCAACCAAGGTCTTGTTGTTTTATACGTATGCGGCGAAGAATCGGCTGAGCAAACGTCACTCCGTGCGAAGCGACTCGGCATTCAGAGTGATAAACTTTATTTATTGAGCGAAACAGTCTTTTCTGCCATTCGGATGCATGTTGAAAAGTTGCAGCCTGATATTTTAATCGTCGATTCCATTCAAATTGTCTACAAAGATGAAGTGCCAAGCGCTCCAGGATCTGTCACCCAAGTGCGAGATGTGGCTATGGAGTGCATGCATCTCTCTAAAGGACTGGGCATCACAACGTTTTTAGTGGGACATGTCACAAAGAGTGGAGAACTCGCGGGGCCTCGCGTTTTAGAACATATTGTCGACACAGTGTTTGAGTTTGAAGGAGATCGACAGCATGGCTACCGTTTGCTACGAGGCATTAAAAATCGGTTTGGTCCAACCGATGATGTTGCGATTTTTCAGATGGTTGAAGAAGGATTACAAGAAGTCGTAAATCCCTCCCTCACCTTCATGGAAGAAAGGGTGAAAGATGCACCTGGTTCAATCATGATTCCCACTATGGAAGGAACACGTGCACTTCTTGTCGAAGTGCAAGCACTTGTTGCGCCCTCTTCTTTTGCTTCACCTTCCCGAAGAAGTACTGGAATTGATTCCAAACGGTTGTCTCTTTTACTTGCCGTGCTTGAAAAGCGGATGGCCTATCGACTCCATGCTCTCGATGTTTTCGTTTCAGTGGCTGGAGGCATGCGTATTTCAGAACCTGCAGTCGATCTCGGTGTGGTGTTGGCAATTGCTTCTTCCTATTGCAACCGGGCTGTTCCTTCTGACGCTGTTGTCGTTGGGGAAGTAGGGCTTGCTGGAGAAGTGCGCTCTGTTCCTCGAATTGAAGCGCGAATTAAAGAAGCCATCCATATGGGCTTTAAACGGTGCTACCTTTCAGAAAAAAACCTGAAAGGAATCAATAAAAATTTAAAGGAAAAAATTCAGCTCCATGGCATTTCTCTTGTAGAAGATGCTATTGAGCGACTGATTACAAAACCATGA